The genomic window TTTTAACAACGCCTCAATACAGTTGGGTAAAAAAGGATCAGCCCCACGCAAGCAAAGAATTACCGCCGTTTTAGGTAACTGTTCATCAGGTAAAGTTTTTGTCCGCGATAATCGCACATACAACAAAAACATCAGAGAAATAAAAACCTGAATCCCCAACCATCCCAGCAAAGACCTAAACAAAAATGCTGCCAAATCTCTCATGACATCTATAAGTCTCCGGCAAATTTCGCCATCTGTAATAGTTGAGAGGAAATAAGTAATTCGTAATGGGCTGCGCCCCGCTACGCTAACGTAATTCGTAATTCGTAATTACAGTTCGTAGTAAGGACTTTAGTCCTTATTTATTTCTCAGCACTAAAGTGCTTACTACAAACCATCAAAAAACTAACAAAATTCTAGCGATCAAGTGAGTATTTCAGAGTAATATCGACAGTGGTATTTTTGGTGACAGCAAAACTTGATTTATTGAACTTGGGTGTACCTGTTTGGATGGATACAGTAGGATTATTAGAAATCCCAAATCCTTCCTTGGGAATGCCAAAGAAATCAGAATCAAGTTTTTGATTACCGTTTTGATCATCTACAACAGCTACAGCATAAGTCCCACGCTTTAAACCATAGAAATGCTTAGTAATCGACTTACCTGTAATGGGTGTACAGCCACTTTGCACTTCACTGGTGTCACTCATCGGAAACCCTTTCTCGCTAGCGTAAACTCTCATGCAAATCTGGCCTTTTTGATGCCGGATACCATTAACTACAACAGTTAACTTAGCTGTAGGTTCT from Nostoc sp. UHCC 0870 includes these protein-coding regions:
- a CDS encoding DUF2141 domain-containing protein, which gives rise to MLKIARLHHVLLATLLSFTCIRPLNAEPTAKLTVVVNGIRHQKGQICMRVYASEKGFPMSDTSEVQSGCTPITGKSITKHFYGLKRGTYAVAVVDDQNGNQKLDSDFFGIPKEGFGISNNPTVSIQTGTPKFNKSSFAVTKNTTVDITLKYSLDR